One window of the Gimesia chilikensis genome contains the following:
- a CDS encoding DUF1853 family protein, which produces MHQEPEFRQSRALRDLQWAIESPSLITQSDQRIQPPGLPPLSQIDPRELEAFLAPYARFRIGEYFEGLVLYWLEWIRGVNIIAQHQQVFENQQTIGEIDFLFQDEAGELTHWETAVKFYLYCPEVNATGSHYVGPHVKDAFERKMRRLFAHQLPLSQQHFPDVTRREAFVKGWLFYHPDHERPTQLPDHLSLQHAQGVWLHLKELDRLLNEESNPRFLIREKPDWLSPAFCNSTDPALIDFDELHPHLAAHFQKSTRPILISVLTAHDASYLESERAFVVPDHWPQIH; this is translated from the coding sequence ATGCATCAGGAACCTGAATTCAGACAGTCCCGCGCGCTCCGCGACCTGCAATGGGCCATCGAAAGTCCCTCGCTCATTACTCAGTCCGATCAGAGGATCCAGCCTCCTGGTCTGCCCCCACTCAGCCAGATCGACCCGCGGGAACTGGAAGCGTTTCTGGCTCCTTATGCCCGCTTTCGCATTGGCGAATATTTCGAGGGACTGGTTCTCTACTGGCTGGAGTGGATCCGGGGCGTCAATATCATAGCCCAGCATCAGCAGGTCTTTGAAAATCAGCAGACCATCGGCGAAATTGATTTCCTGTTCCAGGATGAAGCAGGCGAACTGACACACTGGGAAACCGCCGTCAAATTCTATCTGTATTGCCCCGAGGTCAATGCGACGGGCAGCCACTATGTCGGTCCCCATGTCAAAGATGCTTTCGAGAGGAAGATGCGACGACTGTTCGCGCATCAACTCCCCTTGAGCCAGCAGCATTTCCCGGATGTCACCCGGAGAGAGGCCTTCGTCAAAGGCTGGCTGTTCTATCATCCCGATCACGAACGTCCAACGCAGTTACCGGACCATCTCTCTTTGCAGCATGCCCAGGGGGTCTGGCTCCATTTGAAAGAACTGGATCGACTCTTAAACGAGGAGTCGAATCCTCGTTTCCTCATTCGGGAAAAACCGGACTGGCTCTCCCCCGCATTCTGTAACAGCACAGACCCGGCTCTGATCGACTTCGACGAACTTCACCCTCACCTCGCAGCACACTTCCAAAAGTCCACACGCCCCATTTTGATCAGCGTCTTAACCGCACACGACGCATCCTATCTCGAAAGCGAACGGGCTTTCGTCGTCCCCGACCACTGGCCGCAGATTCATTAA
- a CDS encoding pilus assembly protein TadG-related protein gives MRVHRTVIAKDRQRRNRKGAIAVFTAVLMVPLLGMVAFTVDYGYLLKKRADLQRAADAAVLAAVRDLLPDADGYQDLVKVRARVREYVAYNLKDIPDFVVLDSDIEIGRYDPSSVYDDFTILDWGTFDTVRVTLRFDQTANSPVSLFFARILGINESAVRASSTAILQKGSLLTPGVGVLPFTIPKSEWDNTELGDVWSIYGDGRLEDNIGAPIPGNWGTLDIGGNLNSTDDMRDQILNGLRQYDLDALHTQGRIPSNEYIDSRVPLYMSGDPGLSSGLKLAINAIEGQKRLIPVYDSADSGGSHVEFHVVGWAVCEVIDSHWGGDKNTYLRIKKSHLYDALLKPQTDLSITTGVVEGAFAAPAMVE, from the coding sequence ATGCGCGTTCATCGGACAGTAATCGCGAAAGACAGACAGCGACGGAATCGCAAAGGCGCAATTGCGGTCTTCACGGCCGTGCTGATGGTTCCCCTGCTGGGAATGGTGGCGTTCACAGTTGACTATGGATACCTCCTCAAAAAACGGGCCGACCTGCAGCGTGCTGCGGATGCGGCAGTACTCGCGGCAGTGCGGGATCTGCTCCCCGATGCAGACGGCTACCAGGACCTGGTGAAAGTCCGGGCGCGGGTTCGCGAGTATGTCGCCTATAATTTGAAAGACATTCCCGATTTCGTCGTTCTCGATTCCGATATCGAAATCGGTCGCTATGATCCCTCCTCAGTCTACGACGACTTCACCATTCTGGACTGGGGCACCTTCGACACCGTTCGAGTCACATTAAGATTCGACCAGACAGCCAACTCGCCTGTCTCATTGTTCTTCGCCCGCATCCTGGGAATTAACGAGTCCGCCGTTCGCGCCTCTTCAACGGCCATCCTGCAGAAGGGCAGCCTGCTGACACCAGGCGTCGGGGTCCTCCCCTTTACCATCCCCAAGTCGGAATGGGATAACACCGAGTTGGGGGATGTCTGGAGCATCTACGGCGATGGGCGGCTGGAAGACAATATCGGAGCCCCGATCCCCGGAAACTGGGGGACCCTCGATATCGGCGGGAATCTGAACAGTACCGACGACATGCGGGACCAGATTCTCAATGGCTTAAGGCAGTATGACCTCGACGCGCTGCATACGCAGGGACGGATTCCCTCGAATGAATACATCGACAGCCGGGTTCCGTTATACATGTCAGGCGACCCGGGGCTCTCCTCCGGTCTGAAGCTGGCCATCAATGCCATCGAAGGTCAGAAACGTCTGATTCCCGTTTATGATTCCGCGGATAGCGGTGGCAGCCACGTGGAATTCCACGTCGTGGGCTGGGCGGTCTGCGAAGTCATCGACTCACACTGGGGTGGGGATAAAAATACTTATCTGCGTATTAAAAAGTCGCATCTTTATGATGCCCTGTTGAAGCCACAGACCGATCTGAGCATCACGACAGGAGTCGTGGAAGGGGCCTTCGCAGCTCCGGCAATGGTGGAATAA
- a CDS encoding linear amide C-N hydrolase produces the protein MCTRAVYFGKENQTVTGRTMDWKEEMHTNLWIFPRGMHRDCGLGEHSLTWTSRYGSLVASVYEGGTADGMNEKGLVTNLLYLVESEYPSADDSRPALVITAWAQYVLDQFATVPEAVEELSREEFRVVPVVAPNGAEGTVHLSISDPTGDSAILEYINGSLRIHHAREHQVMTNSPIFDEQLALNRYWQQIGGTVMLPGTNRAADRFARASFYINACHQSADAREAVASVFSVMRNVSVPRGISTPDQPNISTTIWRTVSDQKNRVYFFENTASPSLVWIRLSQLDFSAGAPVQKLTLDGNPDLAGDQSHGFQPAEPFQFLVPVM, from the coding sequence ATGTGCACACGCGCCGTCTATTTTGGTAAGGAAAACCAGACCGTCACCGGCCGGACCATGGACTGGAAAGAAGAGATGCACACCAATCTCTGGATCTTTCCGCGTGGTATGCACCGTGATTGTGGACTGGGAGAGCACTCCCTCACCTGGACCAGCCGCTATGGCAGCCTGGTAGCCTCTGTTTACGAAGGCGGGACAGCCGACGGCATGAATGAGAAAGGGCTGGTGACCAATCTGCTCTACCTGGTGGAATCAGAATACCCCTCGGCAGACGACTCACGGCCGGCCCTGGTAATCACCGCCTGGGCCCAGTACGTCCTCGATCAGTTTGCCACCGTACCCGAAGCCGTTGAAGAATTGAGCCGGGAAGAATTTCGCGTGGTCCCCGTGGTTGCACCGAATGGCGCCGAAGGCACCGTGCATCTTTCGATCTCCGATCCAACGGGAGATTCGGCGATCCTGGAATACATCAACGGGAGCTTGCGAATCCATCACGCTCGCGAACATCAGGTGATGACCAATTCCCCCATCTTTGACGAACAGCTGGCTCTCAACCGCTACTGGCAACAGATTGGCGGCACGGTCATGCTGCCGGGTACCAACCGGGCCGCGGATCGCTTTGCCCGGGCATCGTTTTATATTAACGCCTGTCATCAGTCAGCCGATGCCCGCGAAGCGGTGGCCAGCGTTTTCAGCGTGATGCGGAACGTAAGCGTCCCCCGGGGTATCAGTACTCCCGATCAACCCAACATCTCCACAACCATCTGGCGTACCGTGAGCGATCAGAAGAACCGCGTCTACTTCTTCGAAAACACGGCCAGCCCCTCACTGGTCTGGATCCGTTTGAGCCAGCTCGATTTCAGCGCAGGCGCTCCAGTTCAGAAACTGACCCTGGACGGCAACCCCGACCTGGCCGGCGACCAGTCCCACGGCTTCCAACCCGCAGAACCATTCCAGTTCCTGGTTCCTGTAATGTGA
- a CDS encoding BlaI/MecI/CopY family transcriptional regulator, whose product MNQSKEKIPDAERDVLVCLNQLGEATVKEISQALEPVRKMEPSSVMTLLKRLEARKLVTKRKGDKGKAFLFRATRESVRAYRHLLNDLFQGVFGGDTLAFMSSFFETRKPSEEEITQLQELLDDLREQKQKQGDQS is encoded by the coding sequence ATGAACCAGTCCAAAGAAAAAATCCCGGATGCGGAACGTGATGTCCTGGTCTGCCTGAATCAGTTGGGTGAGGCCACGGTGAAAGAGATCAGCCAGGCGCTGGAGCCGGTGCGGAAGATGGAGCCTTCGTCGGTGATGACGCTGCTCAAGCGGCTGGAGGCCCGCAAGCTGGTGACGAAGCGAAAAGGGGACAAAGGAAAAGCCTTTCTGTTTCGGGCCACCCGTGAGTCGGTGCGGGCGTATCGGCATCTGTTGAACGATTTGTTTCAGGGGGTGTTCGGCGGTGACACACTGGCTTTCATGTCGTCGTTCTTTGAAACGCGGAAGCCGAGTGAAGAGGAAATCACCCAGTTACAGGAATTGCTGGATGACTTGCGCGAGCAGAAACAGAAGCAGGGGGACCAATCATGA
- a CDS encoding anti-phage deoxyguanosine triphosphatase — protein MEDHWILRRREDEEGYPRKTFNDPDSENYESQFLRDKARIIHSSAFRRLQSKTQVFSLGDSDFYRTRLTHTLEVAQIGASIASQLRFSGHRDQISTLIPSNSLIEAICLAHDLGHPPYGHGGEYSLNKFMYQDGGFEGNGQTLRIVCRLGEFSEQHGLDLTRRTLLGLLKYPATHSQVANYDLVQANHSDTSSKLALYKPPKCIHDDDADLLEWIIEPFSESDRAILTELKPNPTGHAKTIRKSFDTSIMELADDIAYGVHDLEDAIAMGLVSHRIWAAEVMEQLPNHAGTELADIITRYTEKLFSGSHKQLKHGISNIVGGLIRDIEIRDLESGEHELIRFNACLTTDSAAILNILKNFVFKHVIKQRQNQILELKGQMIVEKLFEAILENPERLLKPDEFASFKATGSKRILSDYVSGMTDVYASRLYSNLFLPQSGSLFDQL, from the coding sequence ATGGAAGATCACTGGATATTACGCCGACGGGAGGATGAAGAAGGTTACCCCCGTAAGACGTTCAACGATCCCGATTCGGAGAATTACGAATCGCAGTTCCTGCGCGATAAAGCCCGGATTATTCACTCGTCCGCGTTCCGCCGTCTGCAGTCGAAGACCCAGGTCTTTTCACTGGGGGACAGCGACTTCTACCGGACCCGCCTGACCCACACCCTCGAAGTGGCACAGATTGGGGCCAGTATCGCTTCGCAATTACGGTTTTCCGGTCATCGGGATCAGATCTCTACACTGATTCCGTCCAACAGCCTGATCGAGGCGATCTGCCTGGCACACGATCTGGGACATCCTCCCTACGGGCATGGCGGCGAATACTCACTCAACAAATTCATGTATCAGGATGGCGGCTTCGAAGGCAACGGGCAGACTCTGCGCATCGTCTGTCGTCTGGGCGAGTTTTCGGAACAACATGGTCTCGATCTCACCCGCCGTACTTTGCTGGGATTATTAAAGTATCCCGCCACCCATTCCCAGGTCGCCAACTACGACCTGGTCCAGGCGAATCACAGCGACACCAGTTCAAAACTTGCCCTTTATAAACCGCCCAAGTGCATTCACGACGATGACGCCGACCTCCTGGAGTGGATCATCGAGCCCTTTTCGGAATCCGACCGCGCAATCCTGACCGAACTCAAGCCCAACCCGACCGGGCACGCCAAAACAATCCGCAAATCTTTCGATACGTCGATCATGGAACTGGCCGACGACATCGCTTATGGCGTGCATGACCTGGAAGATGCGATTGCCATGGGACTGGTCTCTCACCGGATCTGGGCAGCCGAAGTTATGGAACAACTTCCGAATCATGCCGGAACGGAGCTGGCGGATATTATTACCCGCTATACGGAAAAACTCTTTTCCGGTTCGCATAAACAACTCAAGCACGGCATCAGCAACATCGTGGGGGGACTGATTCGCGATATCGAAATCCGCGATCTGGAATCGGGGGAGCACGAGCTGATCCGCTTTAATGCCTGCCTCACAACCGACTCGGCAGCGATTCTGAATATTCTCAAGAACTTCGTTTTCAAGCACGTCATCAAACAGCGTCAGAATCAGATCCTGGAACTCAAAGGCCAGATGATCGTGGAGAAACTGTTCGAAGCAATCCTCGAGAATCCGGAACGACTGCTCAAGCCGGACGAATTCGCAAGCTTCAAAGCCACCGGCTCCAAACGCATCCTCTCAGACTACGTCTCAGGCATGACCGACGTCTACGCCAGCCGGCTCTACAGTAATCTGTTTCTACCCCAGTCGGGCTCCCTGTTTGATCAGCTTTGA
- a CDS encoding TadE/TadG family type IV pilus assembly protein: protein MQNTQHIKSRLRHVHQRSGAASVEMAIVAPLFFLLIMGLVEFTRMGMVKQALTDAARAGCRKAVLVGTITTSNAEAIIRDHMQATIASANDASLCRINFEPTELEGLESGTTITATVEVNYSDVSWIVPRFLNQSVLRGQSTMKRE from the coding sequence ATGCAGAATACGCAACACATCAAATCACGATTGCGTCATGTTCATCAGCGTTCTGGTGCCGCCTCGGTTGAGATGGCCATCGTCGCTCCTCTGTTCTTTCTGCTGATTATGGGACTGGTTGAATTTACCCGCATGGGTATGGTCAAGCAGGCCCTGACCGACGCCGCCCGGGCCGGGTGCCGGAAAGCAGTGCTTGTCGGCACGATTACCACTTCTAACGCGGAAGCCATTATCCGCGATCATATGCAGGCCACGATCGCCAGTGCCAATGATGCCAGCCTCTGCCGCATCAATTTTGAGCCAACCGAGCTCGAAGGGCTGGAATCTGGTACTACCATCACTGCTACCGTCGAAGTCAATTACTCCGACGTTTCCTGGATAGTTCCCCGCTTCTTGAATCAGTCTGTCCTGCGAGGACAGTCGACGATGAAACGGGAATGA
- a CDS encoding outer membrane lipoprotein-sorting protein: MQTGKSILISGLLVLLLMSATRLQADQPQGKESAKLQTLIRDVEQQEALYRNLKLQMQLLYQQPLKPADPEKQVKLKSELTLIVQGEKYRQEKQTKGRFNQGYFVPPNKPYHHFSNGTRESCQVYDGETLQKFSHYDRDRGLTNDERQTGGYGDITHEQVRMENLLRPHMLLSNHGPRVPLSTWLKGTSAVAASPGLPNYDNRTAYTTEILGEETVQGLKCIKVQIDRRRNSGKSELRDVLWLACERNLLPVQAETYQLSRSTEIPQSEAWVDEWLEVRPGVWFPRTFHTDRLNWIMYVLKKKQQVGWQKAYVVESVELDPSLPADTFTKLEFPEGIVIDGKHLLKQK, encoded by the coding sequence ATGCAGACAGGCAAATCGATTTTGATTTCTGGATTGCTGGTACTGTTGCTGATGTCGGCTACGCGTCTCCAGGCAGACCAGCCACAAGGCAAGGAATCAGCAAAGCTGCAGACACTGATTCGAGACGTGGAACAGCAGGAAGCCTTGTATCGGAATCTCAAGCTCCAGATGCAGTTACTCTATCAACAACCCCTCAAACCCGCTGATCCTGAGAAGCAGGTAAAATTGAAGTCGGAACTGACTCTGATTGTGCAGGGAGAAAAATATCGTCAGGAAAAACAGACTAAAGGACGATTTAATCAGGGTTATTTCGTTCCCCCCAATAAACCGTATCATCATTTCAGCAACGGTACACGGGAGTCCTGCCAGGTCTATGATGGCGAGACTCTGCAAAAGTTCTCTCACTATGACCGGGACCGCGGTCTCACCAACGACGAACGACAGACAGGAGGATACGGCGACATCACTCACGAACAGGTACGTATGGAGAATCTGTTAAGACCGCATATGCTACTGTCCAATCATGGGCCTCGGGTTCCACTCTCCACCTGGCTGAAAGGAACTTCCGCGGTCGCTGCGTCTCCCGGCCTGCCCAATTACGACAACCGGACAGCATATACAACAGAAATACTGGGAGAGGAAACCGTCCAGGGGCTGAAGTGCATCAAAGTGCAGATCGATCGGAGGCGAAATTCGGGCAAGTCTGAACTTCGAGATGTGCTCTGGCTGGCTTGCGAGCGGAATCTGCTTCCGGTGCAGGCCGAGACTTATCAGCTTTCTCGATCGACAGAAATCCCACAAAGCGAAGCCTGGGTCGATGAGTGGCTGGAAGTGCGTCCCGGCGTCTGGTTCCCCCGGACATTTCATACGGACCGCCTGAACTGGATCATGTATGTCCTGAAAAAGAAACAACAGGTCGGATGGCAGAAGGCGTATGTTGTTGAATCGGTGGAACTTGACCCGAGTCTCCCTGCGGATACCTTTACGAAACTCGAATTCCCGGAGGGGATTGTCATTGATGGAAAACATCTGTTGAAGCAGAAGTAA
- a CDS encoding M56 family metallopeptidase, with translation MIDFFQQISEAWSTWMRAAGWQAALLAGFVFVLLFLLRRWISAPLRYAILLVVLLKFATPPFMTLSTGFFSQSSAMHQQVFRVPPIYTIETTLLTEDNSSSAVRSGVRNSEAAENIQPQETVPQPAASPAPVVPNHSATAKFGWSAFWMCLYIGGVVCALFVLMRRYTAVKRIVRSSALQESGTLHAEIARIAGLLNMKTTPALRLSDETDGPFAIGTWRPTIVLPRGLAEELQADQLTIVLAHELAHVRRRDLLVGWFETLVSIVWWFHPALWWLRRSLRQTREDCCDDLLLARELAQPERYCETLIEAASRQHNRLAETLVLGFVHREHPTARRIRRLMDASLFRSDRLRYPALFLVVLIALIMLPGIQPETQPVTQTTLEGNGVWRNLSFQLDQNEEAAVEECKELAQTYFFTSNDQRKFAQPETREKLEAVLKLYPDNFYAQYLLGTWYQLEGNQQEATRLKNQALKQAPVVLSQRYQLGNGEPATGVEISQIEVECNRVQNHSLDPSLKLKFVNLTTDAEGKVYLPVYDTVYRMSSQAYPEGYFAEIQSLGWFESKSRQGTLPDVLIWRRWSRPRNFTQSAAESPILKDATGTDELRLESNGNQYEIAAVYRAQKDGSFVSENGKGKPQSLSKTSLPEIKNGAFLDHALIDLANPVESRFGLQEIQILDSQTKIRLDNFQYGAGYNWADQNRFHLFSLWNPLPETVDLVLQVYDYNANDYRFEIPPQVGASVEQAGVTFKIKYLGAGNHIGWSSKTGFYGEAQSLDNTSEVIFDISGAQELRSSLWVVSKSGRRWNLKNGGWFSAGIGNTPIRISLPLQEIDHFELVPYRTRETIYFEGLQLPPRRDPLVQELPTIEFPVNGKTGIYVSEALSPMRILFESRRGDLFSGMGASEHGFELHERPQQNQKPEMSSTVNWSYYANISLRERLKFEYYPSSNNKSGGSSQSCSAAWGSAGFATRKVPLEQIKAVRLEILSQPAD, from the coding sequence ATGATCGACTTCTTCCAGCAAATCTCGGAAGCCTGGAGTACATGGATGCGGGCGGCGGGCTGGCAGGCTGCACTGTTGGCGGGATTCGTGTTTGTGCTGTTGTTTCTCTTACGACGCTGGATCAGTGCTCCCTTGCGCTATGCCATCTTACTGGTTGTGCTGCTTAAATTTGCCACTCCACCTTTTATGACGCTGTCGACCGGCTTCTTTTCACAGTCATCGGCAATGCATCAGCAGGTCTTCAGGGTGCCCCCCATCTACACCATAGAAACGACTTTACTTACAGAAGACAATTCTTCCTCTGCTGTGCGCAGCGGAGTGCGGAATTCAGAAGCAGCGGAGAATATTCAGCCCCAAGAGACTGTCCCTCAACCTGCAGCCTCCCCTGCCCCTGTCGTTCCTAATCATTCTGCGACAGCAAAATTCGGCTGGTCTGCTTTCTGGATGTGTCTGTATATCGGTGGCGTTGTTTGTGCCCTGTTCGTTCTCATGCGTCGCTACACGGCGGTGAAGCGGATTGTGCGGTCCAGTGCGCTGCAAGAGAGTGGTACACTGCATGCGGAGATCGCGCGGATCGCCGGTCTGTTGAACATGAAAACCACGCCTGCGTTACGTCTCTCCGATGAAACGGACGGTCCCTTTGCCATCGGCACCTGGCGTCCGACGATTGTACTCCCCCGCGGACTGGCAGAAGAGTTACAGGCGGATCAGCTGACGATTGTACTCGCGCATGAACTCGCACATGTCCGTCGCCGGGACCTGCTGGTCGGCTGGTTTGAAACGCTGGTGAGTATCGTCTGGTGGTTTCATCCGGCCCTGTGGTGGTTACGCCGTTCGCTCAGACAGACTCGCGAAGACTGTTGCGACGACCTCCTGCTGGCCAGAGAGCTGGCTCAGCCGGAACGGTATTGTGAAACGCTGATTGAGGCGGCATCGCGTCAACACAATCGACTGGCAGAGACGCTGGTCCTCGGGTTTGTGCATCGCGAGCATCCTACCGCGCGGCGGATCCGGCGGTTGATGGATGCGTCGCTCTTTCGGTCAGATCGCCTGCGGTACCCTGCTCTGTTCCTGGTGGTGCTGATTGCTTTGATCATGCTGCCGGGGATTCAACCGGAAACACAGCCGGTCACGCAAACGACACTGGAGGGCAATGGAGTCTGGCGGAATCTCTCGTTTCAACTCGATCAGAATGAAGAGGCGGCTGTCGAGGAATGCAAGGAACTGGCACAAACTTATTTCTTCACCAGTAATGATCAGCGGAAATTCGCTCAACCGGAGACACGCGAAAAGCTTGAGGCAGTTCTGAAACTGTACCCGGACAACTTCTATGCCCAGTATCTGCTGGGGACATGGTATCAGTTGGAGGGGAATCAGCAGGAAGCGACGCGTCTCAAAAACCAGGCACTCAAGCAGGCACCGGTCGTGCTGTCCCAGCGGTATCAACTGGGGAATGGAGAGCCAGCCACGGGAGTTGAAATTTCACAGATCGAAGTCGAATGCAATCGTGTGCAGAACCATTCACTGGATCCGAGCTTGAAACTGAAATTCGTGAACCTGACCACAGACGCCGAGGGAAAGGTCTATCTCCCCGTTTATGATACAGTCTATCGTATGAGCAGCCAGGCGTATCCGGAGGGATATTTTGCTGAGATCCAGAGTCTAGGCTGGTTTGAATCGAAGTCCCGCCAGGGGACATTACCGGATGTATTGATCTGGCGGCGCTGGTCACGCCCACGAAATTTCACACAGAGTGCTGCTGAGAGCCCCATTCTCAAAGACGCCACTGGAACCGATGAGCTCCGACTGGAAAGCAACGGAAATCAATATGAGATCGCAGCCGTTTATCGTGCTCAGAAAGATGGATCTTTCGTTTCCGAGAATGGCAAAGGGAAACCACAGTCGCTTTCTAAAACATCATTACCAGAAATCAAGAATGGAGCTTTTCTGGATCACGCACTGATTGATTTAGCGAATCCTGTCGAGTCCCGATTTGGACTGCAGGAAATACAGATACTGGATTCTCAGACGAAAATCCGTCTCGATAACTTTCAGTATGGCGCGGGGTACAACTGGGCTGATCAGAATCGGTTTCATCTGTTTTCACTCTGGAATCCACTACCTGAAACGGTTGATCTGGTGCTACAGGTTTACGATTACAATGCAAACGATTATCGATTTGAGATTCCCCCCCAGGTCGGTGCTTCCGTGGAACAGGCAGGTGTGACGTTCAAGATTAAATACCTGGGTGCAGGGAATCATATCGGCTGGAGTTCAAAGACCGGCTTTTATGGGGAAGCTCAGAGTCTGGATAACACGTCCGAAGTCATTTTCGACATAAGCGGCGCACAAGAGCTGCGGAGCTCCCTGTGGGTCGTTTCCAAATCGGGCCGTAGATGGAACCTGAAAAATGGCGGCTGGTTCTCAGCTGGAATCGGGAACACTCCCATCAGGATCTCACTCCCCTTACAGGAGATTGATCACTTCGAACTGGTTCCCTATAGAACACGGGAAACGATCTATTTTGAAGGACTCCAACTGCCCCCTCGCCGAGATCCACTGGTACAGGAACTGCCGACGATTGAGTTTCCAGTGAATGGAAAGACCGGAATTTATGTCAGCGAGGCTTTGAGCCCGATGCGAATTCTGTTTGAAAGCCGACGGGGAGACCTCTTTTCTGGAATGGGAGCCTCGGAGCATGGTTTTGAGCTTCACGAGCGACCTCAGCAGAACCAAAAGCCAGAAATGAGCTCGACGGTCAACTGGTCCTATTACGCAAATATCAGTTTAAGGGAGCGACTCAAGTTTGAATATTATCCTTCGTCGAATAACAAATCTGGAGGAAGTTCTCAGAGTTGTAGTGCTGCATGGGGCAGTGCCGGATTTGCCACTCGAAAAGTACCACTCGAGCAGATCAAAGCGGTCCGCCTGGAAATTTTGTCTCAACCGGCCGACTGA
- a CDS encoding TadE/TadG family type IV pilus assembly protein, with the protein MLTQRKTALAQKSSQRKGVAAVECALVAPLLVLITLGAIDSGQFVNMAQVVNDASYAGARQASQNTALNQSEVRAAVLNYFVQQFPHVSATEIDSALTVNVYRSLNISLLEGDLTAVLNGDLTTLLSGEPVAVQVIFRYDSIRWLTGFPGLDGRTVETTTVMRRE; encoded by the coding sequence ATGCTCACCCAACGCAAAACAGCTTTAGCTCAGAAATCTTCTCAACGAAAAGGTGTCGCAGCAGTGGAGTGTGCCCTGGTGGCACCATTACTGGTGCTGATTACCCTGGGAGCAATCGACTCTGGTCAGTTTGTGAATATGGCTCAGGTCGTCAACGACGCCTCGTATGCGGGAGCGCGACAGGCCTCTCAGAATACGGCTCTCAATCAGTCCGAAGTTCGGGCTGCTGTTCTGAATTATTTCGTCCAGCAGTTTCCCCATGTCTCGGCCACAGAAATTGACAGTGCTTTAACGGTCAATGTTTACCGCAGTCTGAATATCTCACTGCTCGAAGGTGATCTGACAGCAGTTTTAAATGGTGATCTGACAACCTTGCTGTCCGGTGAGCCGGTCGCTGTGCAGGTCATCTTTCGCTATGACTCCATTCGCTGGTTAACCGGCTTTCCGGGACTTGACGGGAGAACCGTTGAGACGACCACCGTAATGCGACGTGAATGA
- a CDS encoding outer membrane lipoprotein-sorting protein: MIKLSACRCIIFVWLMLLILPVSLSAAPQQDKQPDQDQELQALISELEQNEAFYSELKLNLHENYQQPPGKAHPKWKVENETEYSILVQGEKFRQDEITAGKFRLHTQNPQKNQRHFLEGMNTTLTLFDGTTYRRFHEIDHESPLAVGQRNQNKLGEISDLPKRMENYGRPHMLLESSPHVPLSIFLSGKKAMIHYPGLPVHPKPFQVKAWIEGTGEIQGLKCTQVVVERLNDSGVRFSKQILWLAQERNLIPVKIVTYYDQFSREKPIKEAFVDEWQQLGAGVWFPRQAHIDHYNLFLFKYNGSYEIDWRRQYTVQEITLHPKVQQQDFSALMFPQGTTVRSRFNHQQRKYIVGEEKIRPAEKE; encoded by the coding sequence ATGATTAAACTGTCTGCCTGCAGGTGCATTATTTTCGTCTGGCTGATGCTGTTAATATTGCCCGTCAGCCTGTCCGCCGCTCCTCAGCAGGACAAGCAACCCGATCAAGATCAAGAACTGCAGGCACTGATCAGCGAGTTGGAACAAAATGAAGCGTTCTACTCTGAACTGAAACTCAACCTGCACGAGAATTACCAGCAGCCGCCTGGTAAAGCCCATCCCAAGTGGAAGGTAGAAAATGAGACGGAATACTCGATCCTGGTTCAGGGAGAGAAATTCCGCCAGGATGAGATCACTGCGGGGAAATTTCGACTACATACACAGAACCCCCAGAAAAATCAGAGGCACTTCCTGGAGGGGATGAATACGACGCTGACGCTGTTTGACGGAACCACCTATCGTCGCTTCCATGAAATTGATCATGAATCCCCGCTCGCGGTCGGTCAACGCAATCAGAACAAACTGGGAGAAATCTCAGATTTACCCAAGCGAATGGAAAACTACGGACGGCCGCACATGCTGCTCGAGAGCTCACCCCACGTCCCGCTCTCAATTTTCTTGAGCGGAAAGAAAGCCATGATTCATTATCCAGGATTACCAGTTCATCCCAAGCCATTCCAGGTCAAAGCCTGGATTGAAGGGACGGGAGAGATTCAGGGATTGAAGTGCACCCAGGTCGTGGTCGAACGGTTGAATGACAGTGGTGTCCGGTTCTCGAAGCAGATCTTGTGGCTGGCCCAGGAGCGGAATCTGATACCGGTGAAGATCGTAACCTATTACGACCAGTTTTCACGAGAGAAACCGATCAAAGAGGCGTTCGTCGACGAATGGCAGCAACTGGGTGCCGGCGTCTGGTTCCCGCGTCAGGCTCACATCGATCACTATAATCTGTTTTTATTCAAATATAATGGTAGCTACGAGATCGACTGGCGGAGACAGTACACCGTTCAAGAGATCACGCTCCATCCGAAAGTGCAGCAGCAGGATTTTTCGGCCCTCATGTTTCCCCAAGGGACCACGGTGAGATCCCGGTTCAATCATCAGCAGCGAAAATATATCGTCGGTGAAGAGAAAATAAGACCGGCGGAAAAAGAATAA